A region of the Pirellulales bacterium genome:
CGAGTGACGCCCCTGCCGAGCGCGAACGAAGCGGCTGTTCCATGAAGGGCACCGAAGCGGCTGAAGATTGAACGAGAAATGACCAAGACGACTGGGAAGACCGCGGGCAGTTCGAGAACTCGAACCTCGCGGCCTACTTCGGCCTGGGGGACGCTAGTATCCCGAAGTTTCTATCGGTCCGGGATATAGCGATCTTGAGCCCTGTCGCGATGCTGAGCATTGGGTAAGCTTCGCCAGCGTCGCCGTCACGGCGCCCTATGTAATGACAGCCCCCGTACCCCCAGCCCAGGCACACCGGACCTTTGAAACCCCACAAACCAAGGGCGCCAGAGAAGTAACGGCTTGCTCTGACGCGGCTTACATGGGAAATTTGATCCTGGGCACCGCAACGTTGCGCCCTGGATTTCTACTCGGGGGGGACGCCTCGTCTACGGCCGCCTGTCCCGAGGGAATTGCTGGCGCAAGTCGCATCGCCGAATCGACTATTGCCCTCCTCCCATAAGATTCCCCGAGTTGGCGTCGAAACGCTAACCGCTGCCGCTCGCGGGATCCGTTTGTTTATTTTCGCAGCCCAAATTAGACCGGGGTTTGACAGCATCTATGGCTATCGCCAATCAAGCGCACACCCGCGAACTTCTCGAGCAACTGCTGGACGATCGTATCCTCGTGCTGGACGGCGCGATGGGCACGATGATTCAGGGGTTGAAGTACGAAGAGCAGGACTTCCGCGGCGAGCATTTCGCGGATCATCCCTTCCCCTCGCTGAAAGGGTGCAACGACCTGCTGTCGATTACCCAGCCCGAGGCGATCGAGCAAATCCATCGGCTGTACCTCGAGGCGGGCTCGGACATTATCGAGACCAACACGTTCAACGCGAATTCGCTCTCGATGGCCGACTACGGCCTGGAGCGCTATGTCCGTGATATCAACCTCGCGGCCGTGGCCTGCGCCCGCCGTGCGGTCGAAGAGATGAACGCCCGCACGCCCGACAAGCCGCGCTTCGTGGCCGGCTCGATGGGCCCGACCAAGGCACAGCTTTCCGTGGCCGGCAACGTCGATGATCCGGCCTTTCGCCCCGCGACCTTCGCCCAGATGGTCGACATGTACTACGAGCAGGTCGCGGCGCTGGTCGAAGCGGGCGTCGACATCCTGCTGCCGGAAACCGCGTTCGATACGCTCGTGCTGAAGGCCTGCCTTTTCGCCATCGACAAATACTTCGTCGATCACGACGTGCGTTTGCCCGTGATGGCCTCGATCACGATTTTCCAGGGAGGCCGTACACTGTCGGCCCAAACCATCGAGGCGGCCTGGACGTCGATTTCGCATGCCAACCTGATGAGCGTCGGCATCAACTGCGCACTCGGCCCCGAGCAATTGCGTCCCTACCTGGAAGAACTGTCGCAGATCGCGCCGGTTTACGTCAGCTGCTATCCGAACGCCGGGCTGCCCAACGCCTTTGGCGGCTTCGATGAATCGCCCGACCAAATGGCCCGCACGCTGGCCGACTACGCGTCCAATGGCTGGCTGAACCTGGTGGGCGGTTGCTGCGGCTCGACACCGCCGCACATTCGCGCAATTGCCGAAGCAGTGCGCGGCAAGCCGTCGCGCAAGCGGCCGAAGCTGGTCGCGATGACCCGCTTCAGCGGATTAGAACCGTTCTCGCTGCGTCCCGACAGCAATTTCACCATGATCGGCGAACGTACCAACGTCACCGGCTCGAAGAAGTTTGCGCGCATGGTGCTGGCCGGCCAGTTGGAAGACGCGGTCGTCGTGGCGCGCGGCCAGGTCGAAGGGGGCGCGAACATTCTCGACGTCAACATGGACGAAGCCATGCTTGACGGCGAAGCGGCCATGACGCGCTTCCTGAACCTGATCGCCGCCGATCACGAGGTGTCGCGCATTCCGATCATGGTCGACAGCTCGAAATGGTCTGTCATCGAAGCCGGACTACGCTGCGTGCAGGGCAAAGGGATCGTCAACTCGATCAGCTTGAAAGAAGGCGAAGAGCAGTTCCTGCACCATGCCCGTTTGGCCCATCGCTATGGCGCCGCCGTAGTGGTCATGGCCTTCGACGAGAAAGGGCAGGCCACGACCAAGGAAGACAAAGTTCGCATCTGCCAGCGCGCTTACAAATTGCTGACGGAAAAAGTCGGCTTCTCGCCCACCGATATTATTTTCGATCCGAACATCCTTACCGTGGCAACGGGCATTGAGGAGCACAATCGCTACGCGATCAACTTCATCGAAGCCACGCGCGAAATCAAGCGGGTATGCCCCGGCGCCAAAGTCTCGGGCGGTGTCAGCAACATTTCGTTCTCGTTCCGCGGCAACGAGCCCGTGCGCGAGGCGATGCACGCAGCGTTCTTGTATCACGCGATCCGCGCAGGCATGGACATGGGCATCGTCAATGCCGGACAGTTGGCCGTGTACGAAGATATTCCGGCCGAGTTGCTCACGCGCGTCGAGGATGTCCTCTTCGACCGTCGGCCTGACGCAACCGAGCGTTTGATCGAGACGGCCGAATCGTTCAAGCAAGGGGGCACCAAACGCTCGACGGCCGATCTTTCATGGCGCGAGGCCGACGTGAACGAGCGCCTGTCGCACGCG
Encoded here:
- the metH gene encoding methionine synthase; translated protein: MAIANQAHTRELLEQLLDDRILVLDGAMGTMIQGLKYEEQDFRGEHFADHPFPSLKGCNDLLSITQPEAIEQIHRLYLEAGSDIIETNTFNANSLSMADYGLERYVRDINLAAVACARRAVEEMNARTPDKPRFVAGSMGPTKAQLSVAGNVDDPAFRPATFAQMVDMYYEQVAALVEAGVDILLPETAFDTLVLKACLFAIDKYFVDHDVRLPVMASITIFQGGRTLSAQTIEAAWTSISHANLMSVGINCALGPEQLRPYLEELSQIAPVYVSCYPNAGLPNAFGGFDESPDQMARTLADYASNGWLNLVGGCCGSTPPHIRAIAEAVRGKPSRKRPKLVAMTRFSGLEPFSLRPDSNFTMIGERTNVTGSKKFARMVLAGQLEDAVVVARGQVEGGANILDVNMDEAMLDGEAAMTRFLNLIAADHEVSRIPIMVDSSKWSVIEAGLRCVQGKGIVNSISLKEGEEQFLHHARLAHRYGAAVVVMAFDEKGQATTKEDKVRICQRAYKLLTEKVGFSPTDIIFDPNILTVATGIEEHNRYAINFIEATREIKRVCPGAKVSGGVSNISFSFRGNEPVREAMHAAFLYHAIRAGMDMGIVNAGQLAVYEDIPAELLTRVEDVLFDRRPDATERLIETAESFKQGGTKRSTADLSWREADVNERLSHALIRGIADFIEADAEEARQLYPACLDIIEGPLMAGMQIVGDLFGQGKMFLPQVVKSARVMKRAVAYLMPYMEEEKARTGRTGQSRGKILMATVKGDVHDIGKNIVGVVLGCNNYEVIDLGVMVPCEQILATAVKEGVDLIGLSGLITPSLDEMVYVAKEMQRQNFQTPLLIGGATTSAKHTAVKIAPSYERPTIHVLDASRSVGVVEKLLNPKSREQFDQRNRAEQAQLVESYQQRQQVHLVSYDDARRQPFATDWTKVRIDVPSFLGVRILQDVPLADLTPFIDWSPFFQAWELRGKYPKIFDDATVGMAARELFDDAQRLLHRIVDEHLLVARGVYGFWPAASQGDDIVVYASEQRDREIARFHTLRQQWERKGQKTFYALSDFVAPLESGRKDYIGAFAVTTGLGTDELVQRFEAEHDDHGSILVKSLADRLAEAFAEMLHQRARRDWGYGGEEKLSNDELIDEKYRGIRPAPGYPACPDHTEKRILFDLLSAERNAQVTLTENFAMYPAASVSGLYFGHPEARYFAVDRITRDQAEDYARRKGMPLTEVERWLAPNLGYDPG